AATCGATTGCTTTTTCCATGTTTTCTTTTTCTTGATCTAACTGCAAAATGGCTTGACCAATTGCTTTCGCCATCAGCGGCGGAACTGCATTTCCAATCTGTCGCCATTGTTGGGTAACCGTTCCACAAAAAACATAATTTGCAGGAAACGATTGAATTGCTGCTGCTTCTCTTGCAGTGAGATATCGGTCTTCTGTCGGATGATAAAAGGTTGTGCGACTAGTATTAATTGTTCCGGCACAAGCGGCTCGATCAAGCCGTCTTAATTTCGCTTCTCGAAAACGTCTTTCTAATAGCTTATCCCAATCAATATCAAACCATAATTCAGGCGGTAAATAAGCCTTTTGGTCTTTTTCATAGCGAATACTTCCTCCTTCTGGGATATAGCTTAAACGTTTTTTTTCTAGGGAATTGGTAATTTGAGCTTTTTCTAAATCATGATTCAATATTTGATTATTATCTGTTTTTAAATGATTAAATGCCCAATCTACTGTTCGAGGTAAGGAGAGGTTATCTTCCCCTTCCTCAGAATCAGTAAATAAAATTTCAGGATACAAGTTTGTGACTTGAAAGCGATTCGCTAATAAAATCGTTCGTCTTCTTTTTTCAGGAACACCATAATGATGTGCTGATAAGACTTTTATATCAACGCGGTAACCGATTTTCGTAAAACTATCAAGAATCACTTTTAGGGTTGGTTCATTTCTTCTCGATAAAAGTCCTGTGACATTTTCCATAATTACATAATCTGGGCAGAGACTTTTAATAATGCGTAAGAAGTCCCAAAATAAAAAGTTTCGTTGATCTTGATGATTATTTTGACCAATGGTAGAAAATCCTTGACACGGCGGCCCTCCACAAATTAAATCGATTTTTTGATAACCGACTGCCTCCTGAATCTTCTCGATAGAAATTTCTCTTAAATCACCAATAATCGTCTTAGCATTTTGATGGTTGATTTGGAATGTTTCAATGGCTATTGCATCATGATCAACCCCCAGTAAACATTGAAATCCTGCCATTTCCAATCCGCAGGACATTCCACCAGCCCCTGAAAATAAATCAATAAATTTCTTATTCATTGTGTTACGATGCTATCTTTAGTATTTATATTTATTTTGTCGCTCTTTTGCTCTAATTCTGGGTTTAGTATGAGCGACTTTAGCCACTTTTTGCCATTCTGCTTCCTCTAAAATAGCATCTAAAACATCTGATATATTGCATTTCTGTTCAAAAGCAATTCGGCGCAAGATGTCATGATGTTCAGGTTGTATATAGACGGGCTTTCTTTGTGTTTGAGGCATTTTTCCTCATTGATCTACTTTTTCTACGATTATACCAGAATTTAGCTAATTAGCTAAATATTTTTAGGTAAAAATTTGCTTTGATGTTAATGGCTAAGATGCTTGCTTTGACAGCGTGAGTATTAAGCGCCCACCGTGAAGAATTAGCAGCCCAAGAAGTTTCCAAACAAATCGGTATCAATTATCAACCGCTTGCTGTTTGT
This genomic interval from Cyanobacteria bacterium GSL.Bin1 contains the following:
- the dcm gene encoding DNA (cytosine-5-)-methyltransferase, whose protein sequence is MNKKFIDLFSGAGGMSCGLEMAGFQCLLGVDHDAIAIETFQINHQNAKTIIGDLREISIEKIQEAVGYQKIDLICGGPPCQGFSTIGQNNHQDQRNFLFWDFLRIIKSLCPDYVIMENVTGLLSRRNEPTLKVILDSFTKIGYRVDIKVLSAHHYGVPEKRRRTILLANRFQVTNLYPEILFTDSEEGEDNLSLPRTVDWAFNHLKTDNNQILNHDLEKAQITNSLEKKRLSYIPEGGSIRYEKDQKAYLPPELWFDIDWDKLLERRFREAKLRRLDRAACAGTINTSRTTFYHPTEDRYLTAREAAAIQSFPANYVFCGTVTQQWRQIGNAVPPLMAKAIGQAILQLDQEKENMEKAIDFPKIDSVRANAFTYRKPKNETSQLVQLELF